In Acidaminococcus fermentans DSM 20731, one genomic interval encodes:
- a CDS encoding [Fe-Fe] hydrogenase large subunit C-terminal domain-containing protein: MSEAYLNSVRVNTRHCTGCLICVKDCLVQAIRVRNGKAVILSDRCIDCGECIRCCPTRAMEGWADPLTELKKYKVNIALATPSFYAQFDGNIAASVIWEGLRELGFDTVFDVALAGDYISDEMERYIAHYKGPFPLISSACPAVLRLIQTKYPELVKQVLPILAPAEAAAIYTRRETTKRLQLAPEQVGIWFISPCPAKGTNIHQSVDVAHTAVTGSFTIASIYGPLTQAIKHVQETRYEVPEATLGSSYSLSWGSWQGELESTGVTNALAAQGPEEVDELLEQISMAKLNDVRYACCYSCAGGCIGGPCVAVNKYVAAKNLRVRVERRRSREDGDRKSAMQRRRIIEDFPDSWRYIKPLEPRPHPPLARDFGEALEKMARLKELEKEFPQLDCGACGAPTCHAFAEDVVRGYGKKEGCIFLQKKQETGEKDR, encoded by the coding sequence GTGAGTGAAGCCTATCTCAATTCTGTCAGAGTCAATACCCGGCACTGTACCGGCTGCCTGATCTGCGTGAAGGATTGTCTGGTCCAGGCCATCCGGGTGCGGAACGGGAAGGCGGTGATCCTGTCCGACCGGTGCATCGACTGCGGGGAATGCATCCGCTGCTGTCCCACCCGGGCCATGGAAGGCTGGGCGGATCCACTGACGGAACTGAAGAAGTACAAAGTGAACATTGCCCTGGCCACTCCTTCCTTTTATGCCCAGTTCGACGGGAACATCGCTGCTTCCGTGATCTGGGAGGGACTCCGGGAACTGGGATTCGACACGGTGTTCGATGTGGCCCTGGCCGGGGATTACATCAGTGACGAGATGGAACGGTACATCGCCCATTACAAGGGGCCATTCCCGCTGATTTCCTCCGCCTGCCCGGCGGTGCTCCGGCTGATCCAGACCAAGTACCCGGAACTGGTGAAGCAGGTGCTGCCCATCCTGGCCCCGGCGGAAGCGGCGGCCATCTACACCCGGCGGGAAACCACGAAACGGCTTCAGCTGGCCCCGGAACAGGTGGGCATCTGGTTCATTTCCCCCTGTCCCGCCAAGGGCACCAATATCCACCAGTCCGTGGATGTGGCCCATACGGCGGTGACCGGGTCCTTTACCATCGCCTCCATCTACGGTCCTTTGACCCAGGCCATCAAGCATGTGCAGGAAACCCGGTATGAAGTGCCGGAGGCCACCCTGGGGTCTTCCTACAGCCTGAGCTGGGGCAGCTGGCAGGGAGAGCTGGAGTCCACCGGCGTCACCAATGCCCTGGCGGCCCAGGGGCCGGAGGAAGTGGATGAGCTGCTGGAACAGATCAGCATGGCCAAACTGAACGATGTGCGCTATGCCTGCTGCTACAGCTGTGCCGGCGGCTGCATCGGCGGTCCCTGTGTGGCGGTGAACAAGTACGTGGCGGCCAAGAACCTGCGGGTACGGGTGGAACGGCGCCGGAGCCGGGAGGATGGGGACCGGAAAAGTGCCATGCAGCGCCGCCGGATCATCGAGGATTTCCCGGATTCCTGGCGCTACATCAAGCCCCTGGAACCCCGGCCCCACCCGCCCCTTGCCCGGGATTTCGGAGAAGCCCTGGAAAAGATGGCCCGGCTGAAGGAACTGGAAAAGGAATTCCCCCAGCTGGACTGCGGCGCCTGCGGGGCCCCCACCTGCCATGCCTTTGCGGAAGACGTGGTACGGGGCTACGGAAAGAAAGAGGGGTGTATCTTCCTGCAAAAGAAACAGGAAACAGGAGAAAAAGACAGATAG
- a CDS encoding ATP-binding protein, which translates to MEEVYTVIPDDFERAGAASTSLKGLLKQLGLAPELIRRIAIGTYEGEMNCLIHGGGGTIRARLDPEKVTISIEDHGPGIPDVEKAMQEGWSTASARIRAMGFGAGMGLPNMKKVSDDMKIDTQVGKGTTVTLVFRLAH; encoded by the coding sequence ATGGAAGAGGTCTATACGGTCATTCCGGATGACTTCGAACGGGCCGGGGCGGCATCCACCTCTCTGAAGGGGCTGCTGAAGCAGCTGGGCCTGGCCCCGGAACTGATCCGGCGGATTGCCATCGGTACTTATGAAGGGGAAATGAACTGCCTGATCCATGGGGGCGGGGGCACCATCCGGGCCCGGCTGGATCCGGAGAAGGTCACCATTTCCATAGAGGACCATGGACCCGGCATCCCGGATGTGGAAAAAGCCATGCAGGAAGGGTGGTCCACCGCTTCTGCCAGGATCCGGGCCATGGGGTTCGGCGCCGGCATGGGGCTGCCCAACATGAAGAAAGTGTCCGATGACATGAAAATCGATACCCAGGTGGGAAAGGGCACCACTGTGACCCTGGTGTTCCGGCTGGCCCACTGA
- a CDS encoding DRTGG domain-containing protein has translation MVTLKKVAEVLEAQVVSGQESLGRTVNQACGSDMMSDVLAYAKEDFVLLTGLLNIQVVRTADVSDAAALIFVRDKHPEQEVLLAARDKGIPVLYTRYTMFEACGRLYGLGIRGCSHKDRK, from the coding sequence ATGGTAACATTGAAAAAAGTGGCGGAAGTTCTGGAAGCCCAGGTGGTTTCCGGACAGGAATCCCTGGGACGGACCGTGAACCAGGCCTGCGGCAGTGACATGATGAGTGATGTGCTGGCCTATGCTAAGGAGGATTTCGTCCTGCTTACCGGGCTCCTGAACATCCAGGTGGTGCGTACTGCCGATGTGAGCGACGCGGCAGCCCTGATCTTTGTCCGGGACAAGCATCCGGAACAGGAAGTGCTGCTGGCGGCCCGGGACAAGGGAATCCCGGTGCTCTACACAAGGTATACCATGTTCGAAGCCTGTGGCCGGCTTTATGGACTGGGGATCCGGGGCTGTTCCCACAAGGACCGGAAGTAG
- a CDS encoding ATP-binding protein, translating into MLIRGEAGSGKTILKDALVEELPPEVAVIQTNCFKPEQNILLRPWTGIVEGLGNLIRREKISVPNMDPGRLFELFPQMDMSGDREAGLAEIKDLLKFDAIFHTLYTAMETVSEKRKLLFIFEDIQWMDPLSLSLLSSLILHQKSSRFLFLLTAQPFQEKNYQKFETSLAMYHKLRLLDLAPLDRETIRLFAQDLDLPVTVDEHLVDRLLEESEGNLFLLRECLKALQTTGSLDNLTENMRNIFKSNCFALTDDQQKILDFISLFYDGAPLAMISEYMHMNSLQALENLEVLRKNNFIRPVPQQPEVIYEIVQQKLKEYIHQQISQEKQKILHSYIAGLWEKRLTHSPQDIRLYHHLEYHYQEAGELVNMGRYKLKILMYYLNFSNELFPVLSSADIVPDEDRSRYIESNLGQFLAEVDEMMHTIRRTCGETPEVRDLEMNYLHLMGRHYIRVGEYEKGVRNILSLIEQAAEVHNRDYMLMGYKQMIYYDIQIGNTEEMKNYLEVALNLADECNYHKEMGILLRLKGLNMIMQGNFPEAERLLRESISTFMVTQNVQRRYALNIAGAYNYLGEIRRGEGKFQEALDYYDKALEYAKNQEAYSSWVVFSCNAGVTCYNMGQFARARKYFLQAYELFPRYVFYWRHPIVESYLALLSMREGKEKEAVRFLDDALHKLGNMNNPREAGYVYMAIALLKKDYPESGIAGHYEGTVGAYATRALQVLDPYRDTWERKQMEALF; encoded by the coding sequence CTGCTGATCCGGGGGGAAGCGGGCAGCGGCAAGACCATCCTGAAGGATGCCCTGGTGGAGGAACTGCCTCCGGAAGTGGCGGTGATCCAGACCAACTGTTTCAAGCCGGAACAGAACATCCTGCTCCGGCCCTGGACCGGGATCGTGGAAGGGCTGGGGAACCTGATCCGCCGGGAAAAGATCTCTGTGCCCAATATGGATCCCGGACGGCTGTTTGAACTGTTTCCCCAGATGGACATGAGCGGGGACCGGGAAGCGGGCCTGGCGGAGATCAAGGATCTGCTCAAGTTCGACGCCATTTTCCACACCCTGTACACGGCCATGGAAACCGTGTCAGAGAAACGAAAGCTGCTGTTCATCTTTGAGGACATCCAGTGGATGGACCCCCTGAGCCTGTCCCTGCTCAGCAGCCTGATCCTCCACCAGAAATCCTCCCGGTTCCTGTTCCTGCTGACGGCCCAGCCTTTCCAGGAAAAAAATTACCAGAAGTTCGAAACTTCCCTGGCCATGTACCACAAGCTCCGGCTGCTGGATCTGGCACCTCTGGACCGGGAAACCATCCGGCTCTTTGCCCAGGATCTGGATCTGCCAGTGACCGTGGACGAGCACCTGGTGGACCGGCTGCTGGAAGAATCGGAAGGGAACCTGTTCCTGCTCCGGGAATGCCTGAAGGCTCTCCAGACCACCGGCAGTCTGGACAATCTGACGGAAAACATGCGGAACATCTTCAAATCCAACTGTTTCGCCCTGACTGACGACCAGCAGAAGATCCTGGATTTCATTTCCCTGTTCTATGACGGGGCGCCCCTGGCCATGATCTCGGAATACATGCATATGAACAGTCTCCAGGCCCTGGAAAACCTGGAGGTGCTCCGGAAGAACAACTTCATCCGGCCGGTGCCCCAGCAGCCGGAGGTGATCTATGAAATCGTCCAGCAGAAGCTGAAGGAATACATCCACCAGCAGATTTCCCAGGAAAAGCAGAAAATCCTCCACAGCTACATTGCCGGGCTCTGGGAAAAGCGGCTGACCCATTCTCCTCAGGACATCCGGCTGTACCATCACCTGGAATACCACTACCAGGAGGCCGGGGAACTGGTGAACATGGGCCGGTACAAGCTGAAGATCCTCATGTATTACCTGAATTTCAGCAACGAGCTGTTCCCGGTGCTCAGCAGTGCGGACATCGTGCCGGATGAGGACCGGAGCCGGTACATCGAATCCAACCTGGGGCAGTTCCTGGCGGAAGTGGACGAGATGATGCACACCATCCGGCGGACCTGCGGGGAAACCCCGGAAGTCCGGGACCTGGAGATGAACTATCTCCATCTGATGGGCCGGCACTACATCCGGGTGGGGGAATACGAAAAGGGCGTCCGGAACATCCTGAGCCTGATCGAACAGGCGGCGGAAGTCCACAACCGGGACTACATGCTTATGGGCTACAAGCAGATGATCTATTACGACATCCAGATCGGCAACACGGAAGAAATGAAGAACTATCTGGAAGTGGCCCTGAACCTGGCGGACGAGTGCAATTACCACAAGGAAATGGGCATCCTGCTCCGGCTCAAGGGTCTCAACATGATCATGCAGGGGAATTTCCCGGAAGCGGAACGGCTGCTGAGGGAATCCATTTCCACCTTCATGGTGACCCAGAATGTCCAGCGCCGGTATGCCCTGAACATTGCCGGAGCCTACAATTACCTGGGGGAGATCCGCCGGGGAGAAGGGAAATTCCAGGAGGCATTGGACTATTACGACAAAGCCCTGGAGTATGCAAAAAATCAGGAAGCCTACAGCTCCTGGGTGGTCTTTTCCTGCAATGCGGGGGTCACCTGCTACAATATGGGTCAGTTCGCCCGGGCCAGGAAGTATTTTCTCCAGGCCTATGAGCTGTTTCCCCGGTATGTGTTCTATTGGCGCCATCCCATTGTGGAATCCTATCTGGCCCTGCTGTCCATGCGGGAAGGAAAGGAGAAGGAGGCCGTCCGTTTCCTGGATGATGCCCTCCACAAGCTGGGGAACATGAACAATCCCCGGGAGGCGGGCTATGTGTACATGGCCATCGCCCTCCTGAAGAAGGATTATCCGGAAAGCGGGATCGCCGGGCATTATGAGGGGACGGTGGGCGCCTATGCCACCCGGGCCCTCCAGGTGCTGGATCCTTACCGGGATACCTGGGAACGGAAACAGATGGAAGCGTTGTTTTGA
- a CDS encoding AfsR/SARP family transcriptional regulator gives MTSLIQARLLGAPVIKKDGKEIFFPYNKVNALVYYLLVKGTVMRDELSGVLWADKPDAIARKNLRNAIYETKKILGPDVFISPRKAIIKVNPAIRTEVDARAFEEDPGRNLDLYQGAFLQGFFIKDAAEYESWYLTERDRLEALYMDALLQKLKEAVAVRNQAKVTRYGRMLIAHDPYDESIYTLLLRTYCEQGNMKQAVDLYEEMKKLFREELQSNVPPEIEELMKRTLHQEKLEKQEQGIRLRQPETLTGREKELQQVNRHMEGFLQGPAARPC, from the coding sequence ATGACGAGTCTGATCCAAGCGCGGCTGTTGGGCGCTCCGGTTATCAAGAAGGACGGAAAGGAAATCTTCTTTCCCTATAATAAAGTCAATGCCCTGGTGTACTACCTGCTGGTCAAAGGCACAGTGATGCGGGATGAACTGAGCGGGGTACTGTGGGCGGACAAGCCCGATGCCATTGCCCGGAAGAATCTCCGGAATGCCATTTACGAAACCAAGAAGATCCTGGGGCCGGATGTGTTCATCTCTCCCCGGAAAGCCATCATCAAGGTGAATCCGGCCATCCGGACGGAGGTGGATGCCCGGGCTTTTGAGGAGGATCCGGGACGGAATCTGGATCTGTACCAGGGGGCCTTCCTCCAGGGATTCTTCATCAAGGACGCGGCGGAATACGAAAGCTGGTATCTGACGGAACGGGACCGGCTGGAAGCCCTTTACATGGATGCCCTGCTCCAGAAACTGAAGGAGGCGGTGGCGGTCCGGAACCAGGCCAAGGTAACCCGGTACGGGCGGATGCTCATCGCCCATGATCCCTATGATGAATCCATCTATACCCTGCTGCTCCGGACCTACTGCGAACAGGGGAACATGAAACAGGCGGTGGACCTGTACGAAGAAATGAAGAAGCTGTTTCGGGAAGAACTCCAGAGCAATGTACCGCCGGAAATCGAAGAATTGATGAAACGGACCCTCCATCAGGAGAAGCTGGAGAAACAGGAGCAGGGAATCCGCCTCCGGCAGCCGGAAACCCTGACCGGCCGGGAAAAGGAACTTCAGCAGGTGAACCGGCATATGGAAGGGTTCCTCCAGGGTCCGGCAGCCAGACCCTGCTGA
- the hutI gene encoding imidazolonepropionase produces the protein MVDRLLIKNAAQIVTPEGKSARHGREMKQLKIYENQSILIENGKIRSIGNQPDWEKLVPADKQIDASGKAVLPGFVDSHTHLVFGGYRPDEFLWRMGGMSYMEIMERGGGILNTMKATREASREELVDHSMDFLKKMLAMGVTTVEAKSGYGQDHDTEIKQMEVVRDLNEKQPIELVSTFLGAHAVPPEYKDRGDDFIEFLLKDVMPEVAEKHLAEFCDVFCEKGVFSIEQSRHLLTEARKMGFKLKIHADEIVSLGGAELAGELHATSADHLLHASDEGIRAMADNGVVSTLLPTTAFCLKEPFARAREMIDAGCAVALATDFNPGSGFTFSVPLMIGLAVIYMKMTAEEAITALTLNGAAALDRADRIGSLEPGKQADLVILQYPSYKFLPYHTGINIVETVIKKGKVVVR, from the coding sequence ATGGTTGACAGACTGCTGATCAAAAATGCGGCCCAGATCGTAACCCCGGAAGGGAAAAGCGCCCGGCACGGCCGGGAAATGAAACAGCTGAAAATCTATGAGAACCAGTCCATCCTGATTGAAAACGGAAAGATCCGCAGCATCGGGAACCAGCCGGACTGGGAAAAACTGGTACCGGCGGACAAACAGATCGATGCCTCCGGCAAGGCGGTGCTGCCGGGTTTTGTGGATTCCCACACCCATCTGGTATTCGGGGGCTACCGGCCCGATGAATTCCTCTGGCGGATGGGCGGCATGAGCTATATGGAAATCATGGAACGGGGCGGGGGCATCCTGAATACCATGAAGGCCACCCGGGAAGCCAGCCGGGAAGAGCTGGTGGACCACAGCATGGACTTCCTGAAGAAAATGCTGGCCATGGGGGTCACCACTGTAGAAGCCAAAAGCGGCTATGGCCAGGACCACGACACGGAAATCAAACAGATGGAAGTGGTCCGGGACCTGAATGAAAAGCAGCCCATCGAACTGGTTTCCACTTTCCTGGGAGCCCATGCGGTACCGCCGGAATACAAGGACCGGGGAGACGACTTCATCGAATTCCTGCTGAAGGATGTAATGCCGGAAGTGGCGGAAAAACACCTGGCGGAATTCTGCGATGTGTTCTGTGAAAAAGGGGTATTCTCCATCGAACAGAGCCGTCACCTGCTGACGGAAGCCCGGAAGATGGGCTTCAAGCTGAAGATCCACGCTGACGAAATCGTCAGCCTGGGCGGTGCGGAACTGGCGGGAGAACTCCATGCCACCAGTGCGGACCATCTGCTCCATGCCTCCGACGAAGGAATTCGGGCCATGGCGGACAATGGGGTGGTATCCACCCTGCTGCCCACCACGGCGTTCTGTCTGAAGGAACCATTCGCCCGGGCACGGGAAATGATCGACGCCGGCTGTGCCGTGGCTCTGGCCACGGACTTCAACCCGGGCAGCGGGTTCACCTTCTCGGTGCCGCTGATGATCGGCCTGGCGGTGATCTATATGAAGATGACCGCGGAAGAAGCCATCACAGCCCTGACCCTGAACGGGGCGGCGGCTCTGGACCGGGCGGACCGGATCGGGTCCCTGGAGCCGGGGAAACAGGCGGACCTGGTGATCCTCCAGTATCCTTCCTACAAATTCCTGCCCTACCATACGGGAATCAATATTGTGGAAACAGTCATCAAAAAAGGAAAAGTTGTGGTCCGGTAA
- a CDS encoding urocanate hydratase produces the protein MKNEEIGKAMTIKLEFPNGLPKPKPFQEGIRRAPDRGFRLTPAQTEIALKNALRYIPEEYHEELIPEFLEELTTRGRIYGYRFRPEGRIYGKPIDEYKGKCTEGKAFQVMIDNNLDFEVALYPYELVTYGETGSVCHDWMQYLLIKRYLEEITPDQTLVMESGHPLGLFHSKPEAPRVIITNGLMIGEYDNLHDWEIAEEMGVANYGQMTAGGWMYIGPQGIVHGTFNTILNAGRMKLGIPEDGDLGGKLFVTSGLGGMSGAQGKAAEIANCTAIVAEVDYSRIKTRLDQGWISGVSDSLPEVIAMAQKSMAEKKGKSFAYHGNIVDLLEYIVDHNIHVDLVSDQTSCHNAYNGGYCPQGLTFEERTRMLAEDPAHFRELVDKTLHAHFEALKKITARGVYFFDYGNSFMKAVFDSGVKEISKNGVDDKDGFIWPSYVEDIMGPQLFDYGYGPFRWVCLSGKPEDLHKTDMAAMSCIDVNRRYQDRDNYNWIRDAEKNKLVVGTQARILYQDEVGRVNIALKFNELVRKGEIGPVMMGRDHHDVSGTDSPFRETSNIKDGSNVMADMAVQCFAGNAARGMSLCALHNGGGVGIGKAINGGFGLVLDGSHRVDEIIRSSLSWDVISGVARRSWARNEHAMETALEFNKTRYGVGQITLPYLTDEKQIKDAVAKVYPKAHVIKD, from the coding sequence ATGAAGAATGAAGAAATCGGAAAAGCCATGACCATTAAACTGGAATTCCCCAACGGGCTGCCCAAACCGAAACCTTTCCAGGAAGGCATCCGCCGGGCTCCGGACCGTGGCTTCCGCCTGACTCCGGCACAGACTGAAATTGCTCTGAAAAACGCCCTGCGCTATATCCCAGAAGAATATCATGAAGAACTGATCCCGGAATTTTTGGAAGAACTGACCACCCGGGGCCGGATCTACGGCTACCGTTTCCGTCCGGAAGGCCGGATCTACGGGAAACCCATTGATGAATACAAAGGCAAATGCACTGAAGGCAAGGCCTTCCAGGTAATGATCGACAACAACCTGGATTTTGAAGTGGCCCTGTACCCCTATGAACTGGTCACCTACGGGGAAACCGGCAGCGTGTGCCATGACTGGATGCAGTACCTGCTGATCAAACGGTACCTGGAAGAAATCACCCCGGACCAGACCCTGGTCATGGAATCCGGCCATCCTCTGGGACTGTTCCATTCCAAACCGGAAGCCCCCCGGGTCATCATCACCAACGGCCTGATGATCGGGGAATATGACAACCTCCACGACTGGGAAATCGCCGAAGAAATGGGCGTGGCCAACTATGGTCAGATGACCGCCGGCGGCTGGATGTACATTGGACCCCAGGGCATCGTCCACGGGACCTTCAACACCATCCTGAACGCAGGCCGCATGAAACTGGGGATTCCGGAAGACGGGGACCTGGGCGGCAAACTGTTCGTCACCTCCGGTCTGGGCGGCATGAGCGGTGCCCAGGGCAAAGCGGCGGAAATCGCCAACTGCACGGCCATCGTGGCAGAAGTGGACTACTCCCGGATCAAGACCCGTCTGGATCAGGGATGGATCTCCGGCGTATCTGATTCCCTGCCGGAAGTCATCGCCATGGCCCAGAAATCCATGGCGGAAAAGAAGGGCAAATCCTTCGCATACCACGGCAATATCGTGGACCTGCTGGAATACATCGTGGATCACAACATCCATGTGGATCTGGTATCTGACCAGACTTCCTGCCACAATGCCTACAATGGTGGCTACTGCCCTCAGGGCCTGACCTTTGAGGAACGGACCCGGATGCTGGCGGAAGATCCGGCCCATTTCCGTGAACTGGTGGACAAGACCCTCCATGCCCACTTCGAAGCTCTGAAGAAGATTACCGCCCGGGGCGTGTACTTCTTCGATTACGGCAACTCCTTCATGAAAGCCGTGTTCGATTCCGGAGTGAAGGAAATCTCCAAGAACGGCGTGGACGACAAAGACGGGTTCATCTGGCCTTCCTACGTGGAAGACATCATGGGACCCCAGCTGTTCGACTACGGCTATGGACCTTTCCGCTGGGTATGCCTGTCCGGCAAGCCGGAAGACCTGCACAAGACCGATATGGCAGCCATGAGCTGCATCGACGTGAACCGCCGGTACCAGGATCGGGACAACTACAACTGGATCCGGGATGCGGAAAAGAACAAACTGGTGGTGGGCACCCAGGCCCGTATCCTGTACCAGGATGAAGTGGGCCGTGTGAACATCGCCCTGAAATTCAATGAACTGGTCCGCAAGGGAGAAATCGGACCGGTCATGATGGGCCGTGACCATCATGACGTATCCGGTACGGACTCTCCGTTCCGGGAAACCTCCAACATCAAGGACGGCTCCAATGTGATGGCTGACATGGCAGTCCAGTGCTTCGCCGGGAACGCAGCCAGAGGCATGAGCCTGTGCGCTCTCCACAACGGCGGCGGCGTGGGCATCGGCAAGGCCATCAACGGCGGGTTCGGGCTGGTCCTGGACGGCAGCCACCGGGTGGATGAAATCATCCGCAGCTCCCTGAGCTGGGATGTGATCAGCGGTGTGGCACGCCGGTCCTGGGCACGGAACGAACATGCCATGGAAACGGCTCTGGAATTCAACAAGACCCGTTACGGGGTCGGTCAGATCACCCTGCCGTACCTGACGGACGAAAAACAGATCAAAGACGCAGTGGCCAAGGTTTATCCCAAGGCTCATGTGATCAAAGACTGA
- the hydE gene encoding [FeFe] hydrogenase H-cluster radical SAM maturase HydE yields the protein MDLQTLLHKENLDREDLVTLLGLTDPEDRKALYDAAYQVKSASVGRVAYYRGLLEFSNRCIKDCLYCGIRRDNEEVERFDTAREDILSMARWALDNQYGSLTLQSGERQDEEFITFVEGLIRDIKKLSDGKLGLTLCLGEQTEETYRRWLEAGAHRYLLRIETSNPALYATLHPRDGHHEWTVRKHCLEILRKLGYQVGTGVMIGLPGQTLEDLADDILFYRDMDIDMIGMGPYVVHHNTPLGKQVVAEGGNTPEAQQHRFILGLNMIAVTRLFLKDVNIAATTALQALNPLGRELGLKAGANILMPIVTLPKFRPDYLLYDNKPCVEDSPDQCRNCLSARVASVGDTVGFGKWGDSPHYFREHGGAGK from the coding sequence ATGGATCTCCAAACTCTGCTGCATAAAGAAAATCTGGACCGGGAGGATCTGGTCACCCTGCTGGGGCTGACGGATCCGGAAGACCGGAAAGCTCTGTACGATGCCGCCTACCAGGTGAAAAGCGCTTCGGTGGGCCGGGTGGCCTATTACCGGGGGCTCCTGGAATTTTCCAACCGGTGCATCAAAGACTGCCTCTACTGCGGCATCCGCCGGGACAATGAGGAAGTGGAACGGTTCGATACCGCCCGGGAAGACATCCTGTCCATGGCCCGGTGGGCCCTGGACAACCAGTACGGTTCCCTGACTCTCCAGTCCGGGGAACGGCAGGATGAGGAATTCATCACCTTTGTGGAAGGACTGATCCGGGACATCAAGAAGCTCAGTGACGGGAAGCTGGGGCTGACCCTGTGCCTGGGAGAACAGACGGAAGAGACCTACCGGCGGTGGCTGGAGGCGGGGGCCCACCGGTACCTGCTGCGGATCGAAACCAGCAATCCGGCGCTGTATGCCACCCTCCATCCCCGGGACGGCCATCATGAATGGACCGTCCGGAAGCATTGCCTGGAAATTCTCCGGAAACTGGGATACCAGGTGGGCACCGGAGTGATGATCGGCCTGCCGGGACAGACCCTGGAAGACCTGGCGGACGACATTCTGTTCTACCGGGACATGGACATCGACATGATCGGCATGGGGCCCTATGTGGTCCATCACAACACCCCCCTGGGGAAACAGGTGGTGGCGGAAGGGGGAAATACCCCGGAAGCCCAGCAGCACCGGTTCATCCTGGGACTGAACATGATTGCGGTGACCCGCTTGTTCCTGAAGGACGTGAACATTGCCGCCACCACCGCCCTCCAGGCCCTGAATCCCCTGGGACGGGAACTGGGCCTGAAGGCCGGGGCCAACATCCTGATGCCCATTGTGACCCTGCCCAAATTCCGGCCCGATTACCTGCTCTACGACAACAAACCCTGTGTGGAAGACAGTCCGGACCAGTGCCGGAACTGCCTGTCCGCCCGGGTGGCCTCCGTAGGGGATACGGTGGGATTCGGGAAATGGGGGGATTCGCCCCATTATTTCCGGGAACATGGTGGCGCCGGGAAATGA